One Salvelinus fontinalis isolate EN_2023a chromosome 11, ASM2944872v1, whole genome shotgun sequence DNA window includes the following coding sequences:
- the lsm8 gene encoding LSM8 homolog, U6 small nuclear RNA associated: MSTALESYINRTVAIVTSDGRMIVGTLKGFDQTINLILDESHERVFSSSQGVEQVVLGLYIVRGDNVAVIGEIDEDTDSSLDLGNIRAEPLNSIVH, translated from the exons ATGTCCACTGCCCTCGAGAGCTACATCAACC GTACAGTGGCCATCGTTACATCTGACGGACGGATGATAGTG GGCACCCTGAAGGGCTTTGACCAGACCATCAACCTGATTCTGGATGAGAGTCATGAGCGTGTGTTCAGTTCCTCTCAGGGCGTGGAGCAGGTGGTCCTGGGACTATACATCGTCAGAGGAGACAACGT AGCTGTTATTGGGGAGATTGACGAGGACACAGATTCTTCGCTGGACCTGGGGAACATCCGCGCGGAACCCCTTAACTCTATAGTCCACTGA